Proteins from one Candidatus Omnitrophota bacterium genomic window:
- a CDS encoding stage 0 sporulation family protein, translating to MIKVVEVKQRGSGNTAHYVAGDFKLSAGDYVIVESDRGLDYGEVLSGEEILLDKLASQKSQKKIIRIATDADRDRIERNCKAAKEAIKTCDRKIAERNLCMKLINAELSFDCSKMIFYFSAEERVDFRELVKDLAKIFKARIELKQVGVRDEAKMFGGFGQCGRELCCSRFLRDFEPVTIKMAKDQNLPLNPSKISGVCGRLMCCLSYEHKCYKESAKGLPKPSQRVKTADGSGKVIDVNYLKRIAVIELEDGRHIKIDYNREQR from the coding sequence ATGATAAAAGTGGTTGAAGTAAAACAGAGGGGTTCGGGCAATACGGCACATTATGTGGCAGGCGATTTTAAATTATCGGCAGGTGATTATGTAATAGTTGAATCCGACAGGGGACTTGATTACGGCGAGGTTCTATCAGGTGAAGAGATACTGCTTGACAAGCTTGCTTCCCAGAAAAGCCAAAAAAAGATCATACGTATCGCTACTGATGCGGACAGGGACAGGATAGAACGCAATTGCAAGGCGGCCAAAGAGGCGATAAAGACGTGTGACAGGAAGATTGCCGAACGTAATCTTTGCATGAAGCTTATTAATGCCGAGCTTTCTTTTGACTGCAGTAAGATGATATTTTATTTTAGCGCGGAAGAGAGAGTTGACTTCAGGGAACTTGTAAAAGACCTGGCCAAGATATTCAAGGCGCGCATTGAGCTTAAACAGGTCGGCGTTCGCGATGAAGCGAAGATGTTTGGAGGTTTCGGGCAGTGCGGCAGAGAATTATGCTGTTCAAGATTCCTGCGCGATTTTGAGCCTGTCACGATAAAAATGGCTAAAGACCAGAACCTGCCTCTTAATCCCTCGAAAATATCAGGTGTCTGCGGCAGGCTTATGTGCTGCCTGTCATATGAGCATAAATGCTATAAGGAGTCGGCCAAGGGCCTTCCGAAGCCAAGCCAGCGCGTCAAGACCGCTGACGGTTCCGGCAAGGTGATAGACGTTAATTATCTTAAACGTATTGCCGTTATTGAACTTGAAGACGGCCGCCATATTAAGATTGACTACAATAGGGAGCAAAGATAA